CTGCGTTGGCATGGGCGATAGTGGTAAAAACTCCTCCATAGATTCATAGAAATGAGGAAGGCACTCTATCTCATTGTAGACAGGTACAATGATGGTTAAGGTTTGCTTGTCTTTCATATCTCTGGTACAGCTAATTGACTCCCTCTTCTTAAGCTACCAATTCACTTTCCTCCCTGGTACTTTGCACCAAATGAGAATATCAAAATACATTTCCCTTCTGGTAAAGGCAGCATTTAGGTATTCCTTCTTCCGGATCAGAAGTGCAACCCCACCTAAGGAACACTTGCCGTCCTACAAGTTTTAAAGCACTTAAAAGGTTAAAGGGGTTTTAGTCTTAATGCGTAAAAAAAACCTGAAGGAAGGTCTTAGTAGTATACCCTTGCAAATATGATTAGTTGTACTATAAAAGCTATTTATTAAATATTATAAAGACTTAGATGTGTTCTTAAAAAGAAAGTATGGTAGTAAACGCTGGTCTTATATTATACCCCTCCTTTCGGAATACCGTATTATTCAGGAGAGAGTGGCAAAAGGAAACCTGGGAATTTATTTGGAGTCATAACGGATGAAACAGGAAGCCTCCTTTAAGGAGAGCATTTAAGACCTTGCCTTCTTTTTTTGACGGAACCCTAATCTCCTTCTTCCCTATTACCAGATTTCTACCAGCCAGAAAGAAAGCCATCATGGAGACTCTACCCATAACCGTGCGCCGGTCCATAGAATTTATGGGGCTGTTCTTTTTGGGTTGGCTATTGGTCAGTGGCGGAGGCATTATTGCGCCCATTTTCATTGCTTTTTTCTTCAGCATCATGCTTCTGCCAGTCTACCGGTTTCTGGTGAGGAAAAGGTTGCCAGAGGTGGTGGCCATCACGCTGTGTATTATGCTTTTGCTGATCATCTTTGGCCTTATCCTTTGGTTTTTCTCGTCGCAGGTTAGAAATCTGGTGAATGATCTGCCGGTGATTCAGCAGAACATCAAAAACCATCTGGCAGCCTTGAGCGCCTGGATTAACAGAAAAACCCATTTTTCCCCCAATGAGCAGCTCAATTTCATTGATGAGCAAAGTAATAGGCTTTTAAGCTATGCCGGTAAAATGCTTGGTGGTGCCGCAGGTTCTTTTACCTCAGCGGTGGTTTTCATAGGCTTGATGCCTATCTACGTCTTCCTAATTCTGTTCTATAAAAACATTCTGCTGCGGTTCATTTTTCTGTGGTTTCCTAAAAAAAGGCATACCCGGGTAAGAGACGCGCTCAGCGAGACCGAAGTGATTATAAAAAGCTACCTCATGGGCCTCCTGATCCAGATCAGTTACATGACCGTGCTGGTGGGCGGCACTTTGTTTTTACTAGGCATTAAACACGCCCTGCTCATTGGTATCATCTTCGCCTTTCTCAACCTCATACCCTATGTAGGGGCCCTGATAGGGAATATTCTGGGGGTGCTCCTCACCCTGGCCTCCTCGCAGGAAATACTGCCTATTTTTCTGGTTTTGGGCACCATTGCCGTGGCGCAGATTTTAGACAACCATATTCTAATGCCGCGCATTGTGGGCTCTAAGGTTAAGATCAATGCGCTGGCCACCATTGTGGGGGTGCTGGTGGCCGGAAAGATGGCCGGCATTGCGGGAATGTTTTTGTCATTGCCCCTGATTGCGGTGTTAAAAATAATCTTTGACCGAACCGACAGCTTGAAACAATGGGGCGTGCTGTTAGGTGATGAGCGACCCACGGCCACCCCCATGACCGCCCCTGAGCTAAGGCAGCAGACCGAAACCGTGAAAACCAAACTGGAGGAAGAAAACGAAATAAAACCACCTGATGCGTAGAGCAAGCGCCAATAACTCCTGAAGGATTCTCTACATCCCGAAGGGATAGGTTTCGGGAGTGAGATGTCCGTCTGGAGAAAGGTGCAGGGGGTGGACCGCTTTGGTTTTGTCCAGGAAAAGGAAAGCATCATAGCGGCCCGACAGTTTAGTAGGCACATAATTGCCCCGGTCCCGTTCAGGTCTGTACACGACCCCAATGGCCCGGTGCCCCATCCAGCCTTTAAAATATTCTTTCAAGGCCGGCTGCTGGTCAAAGAGCAAAAGCTTATTTTCTGGCGATGCAGCATGCAGGATCTGCTCCACGCTTTTGGCAATAGCGGGTGGCACGGGCATTTCCTGCATGGGAGCATTCCAGCCCCGGCCGGCTATCACTTTTCCTTCATATGACCCAAAGCCCACCAACACTACTTCTTCAAGGGCATGTTGTTCGCGCACTAGTTGCCCCACATTGATCTCTCCGCTGGCGCCCATGTCTGTAAACCGCGCATCGCCTATGTGGGTATTGTGTTCCCAGATAATTACTTTGGCCTCTGGGCCGTGGTACCGCATGAGGGTATTCAGGGCTTCCACCATGTGGGTGTCGCGCACGTTCCAGGAATTACCCCCGAAGGCGGACATGGTTCTGTAATATTTCTCTCCGTTGGCCGCTACCAGGGCATTTATCTCTGCGTTCAGACCGGCCTCTGGTGACTGGTTGTATTGGCCGGCCTTCTGCCTTACCTCCAGCAGGAGTTGCAGCACGGCCTCGCGGCAACTGGGTTTCATGGAACTCAGGCCCCTGGCATAGGCTTCTTCTTCGCCGTAGGGCTCAAAGCAGTCAATAGCCCGGCGGGCGTATTCAGCCGCCTCAGGGTCTTCCTTTTCCAGATACTCCACTATTATTTTCAGGGAATCCCACATGCTGTACACGTCTAGCCCGTAAAAGCCAATCCGGCGGTCATGGGCCAGGGTAAGGTTGTGGTGCCGCAGCCAGTTGGCCAAGGCGGCAATTTCCCAATTAGCCCACATCCAGGTAGGCCACCGGTCAACCAGGGTTAAGACATCAGCAATGGATTCTGCCGTGTCTGGGTGGTTTTTCACCCACCGGTTAATCTCAAAACAGTCTGGCCAGTCGCCTTCCACGGCAATAAAGGAAAAGCCTTTCTCCAGGATAAGGCGCCGGGAGATTTCGCTCCGCCAGGTGTAGTATTCATGGGTGCCGTGTGAGGCCTCCCCTAGCAACACATACTTGGCATCTCCTATCCGGGCTAGCAGGGGGTCCAGGTCCTGGGCGTTCTGGAGCGGAAGGCAATATTTGGCCAGGCCGGTGGTAGAAGCAGTAGAAGTGGCCATGGGTTTGTTGTGGCTAAAGGATATTTTCTAGATTCTGGTATGCCACATCTCCCCTGGCCCACCCCATGGAGCCAGTCCTTCGTATCATTTACAGCAGCTTTTTGTTGTTTTTTCCTGCCCGGTTGTATTCTTAAAA
This Rufibacter radiotolerans DNA region includes the following protein-coding sequences:
- a CDS encoding erythromycin esterase family protein: MATSTASTTGLAKYCLPLQNAQDLDPLLARIGDAKYVLLGEASHGTHEYYTWRSEISRRLILEKGFSFIAVEGDWPDCFEINRWVKNHPDTAESIADVLTLVDRWPTWMWANWEIAALANWLRHHNLTLAHDRRIGFYGLDVYSMWDSLKIIVEYLEKEDPEAAEYARRAIDCFEPYGEEEAYARGLSSMKPSCREAVLQLLLEVRQKAGQYNQSPEAGLNAEINALVAANGEKYYRTMSAFGGNSWNVRDTHMVEALNTLMRYHGPEAKVIIWEHNTHIGDARFTDMGASGEINVGQLVREQHALEEVVLVGFGSYEGKVIAGRGWNAPMQEMPVPPAIAKSVEQILHAASPENKLLLFDQQPALKEYFKGWMGHRAIGVVYRPERDRGNYVPTKLSGRYDAFLFLDKTKAVHPLHLSPDGHLTPETYPFGM
- a CDS encoding AI-2E family transporter, which translates into the protein METLPITVRRSIEFMGLFFLGWLLVSGGGIIAPIFIAFFFSIMLLPVYRFLVRKRLPEVVAITLCIMLLLIIFGLILWFFSSQVRNLVNDLPVIQQNIKNHLAALSAWINRKTHFSPNEQLNFIDEQSNRLLSYAGKMLGGAAGSFTSAVVFIGLMPIYVFLILFYKNILLRFIFLWFPKKRHTRVRDALSETEVIIKSYLMGLLIQISYMTVLVGGTLFLLGIKHALLIGIIFAFLNLIPYVGALIGNILGVLLTLASSQEILPIFLVLGTIAVAQILDNHILMPRIVGSKVKINALATIVGVLVAGKMAGIAGMFLSLPLIAVLKIIFDRTDSLKQWGVLLGDERPTATPMTAPELRQQTETVKTKLEEENEIKPPDA